TAATCCACACTAGAATGGACTTTATATTCTTTTTATATTCTCCAGTGGATCAAGAATTGGGTAATGAGTGCCTCAATTTGAAAGCATTTCAATCTAAGTCAGAGTTCCACCTCCTGTCCCGCCACAACAGTGTCCCCCTATGGAAACATCTGAAACACCAAATCTACAAGAACCCGTTGAACAATCGTTCAACTCCACCATCAAACCTGTAAAACAAAGCAGCAGCCGGAATTGGTTAATTGCAGGTGTCGCCCTCATCGGGACGGGGCTAGTCGTCTGGCAGTTTTGGCCCAAAGGGGCTCAACCCACTGGTCCACAAGGTCCCCCAGCCACTTTGGTTAAAGTCCAGACTGTCCAAACCAGTCCGGTCAAACAAACCTCCGCCTTCTTAGGCACCTTAGAAGCCAAACAGGGAGTGGTACTGCGACCCGAAATAGAAGGGCGAGTCACTCAGATTTTTGTCTCATCGGGGTCGAGAGTATCGCCTGGACAACCCATTGTTCAACTCAGTCCAGAGAAGTCTCAAGCAGACTTTGGAGCAGCAGTTGCTAATATCAACGTAGCCACAGCCGCCAGCAGTAACGCTCAAGCCCAACTTCGAGCCGTCCAAGCCGATCGAGGCAGAGCCGTCGCTGAACTGGACCTGCAAAATACAGAGTTTCAGCGCACCCAAACATTGGTCAAGCAAGGAGTCTTGGCTAAGCAAGTATTGGATCAAGTCCGCCGCGATCGCACCTCCGCCCAAGCCGCCCTCAGAGCCGTCGATGAGCAAATTCTTGCTGCTAAAGCCAACTTAACCCAATCTAGAGCCAGCCTGAATCAGGCTAAAGCCAGTGCCTTGTCGGCCCGAGAAGATGTGCAAGATACGCGCATCACGGCCCCCATTGCTGGCATGGTGGGGGATATTCCCATCAAGTTGGGTTCCTACGTACAAGCCGGTGACACCCTGACGACCGTTATTCAAAATCAAACCTTAGAGCTAAATCTCAATATTCCTATTGAGCAGCGTGATCAGCTAGAGGTAGGGCTACCGGTTGAACTCAATCAAGCTCAATCGCAACAAATGCTCGCCAAGGGACGAATTAGTTTTGTTT
The Acaryochloris marina S15 genome window above contains:
- a CDS encoding efflux RND transporter periplasmic adaptor subunit, coding for METSETPNLQEPVEQSFNSTIKPVKQSSSRNWLIAGVALIGTGLVVWQFWPKGAQPTGPQGPPATLVKVQTVQTSPVKQTSAFLGTLEAKQGVVLRPEIEGRVTQIFVSSGSRVSPGQPIVQLSPEKSQADFGAAVANINVATAASSNAQAQLRAVQADRGRAVAELDLQNTEFQRTQTLVKQGVLAKQVLDQVRRDRTSAQAALRAVDEQILAAKANLTQSRASLNQAKASALSAREDVQDTRITAPIAGMVGDIPIKLGSYVQAGDTLTTVIQNQTLELNLNIPIEQRDQLEVGLPVELNQAQSQQMLAKGRISFVSPTVNNESQSVLAKASFANPKGKLRDGQRVEANVVWQTRPGVLVPTTAITRLGGKAFVFIADQPQQTEGQVPAMVARQQPVELGSIQGNEYQVLDGIQSGETIVVSGLQTVRDGAELRLETDKPTGKPPQ